GCCTCGAAGGTGGAGCGTGAGCGGTGCCGCTGGGTTTCGCCCAGGCCATGGAAGTCCTCGACGGCGATACGGCTATGGGTGCCACGGACCCAGTCGCAGTGGGCGCGCCAGGTAAAACGGGCGGCGGCGGGGGCCTGGGACAGCACCTCGCGGGCGCCCAGCAGGGCGGTGACGTTGACGCCGTTGTCGATCGGTTGGGTGGCGGTGTGCATCTAGACTCTCCTCGTATTGTTTTGTCTCGTCATGGATTGACCGTCAGCGGTCAACGGCGAGATTCGACGCGCTTGGTGTGAGTCAGCGTGGGAGAGGGCGTGGTTTTTCAGGCCGCCGGCGTGGAATCCACCTCGGGTGCGATGCGCCGGAAGGCCCAGATGCGGGTGACCGGCATGCCGGCCTGATGCTGGGCCAGGCGTACCGATTCGGCATCCGGGGCGTGGTAGAGACAGAGCATGCGCTGCCGGTCGAGCGAGAAGAAGGTGCGCAGGAAGCGCACCTGGTGATTGTTCAGGCACGCCGCCCCGGCATCCTCCAGGGCCTGGATCGCCTCGAAGGTCACCGGGGCCGCGAAGTGGCGCTCCACCATCACGCTGGCGGCCGCCAGCGCTGCGGGTCTCAAGGCGGGGGCATCGTACACCCTGCCGGCCCACAGTGAGCTGACGTCGGCGCCGGCCTGGCGCAGGCCGATGCGCGCCGATTCCACGTCGGGCGCCCGGAAGTGACAGACCAGGCGGCGTCCGTCCCGTGCCAGCAGGCTCTCTTCCCAGCGAATCCGATGCAGGTCGAAACAGGGCAGGGCCGCTTCGCTCAGCGAGCGCACGCGCTGCGGTTCGAGGGGGCGGTCGAAGCCGCGCTCGAGGATGACGTCGGTCATGCCTCGTCCTCGGCTTCGGGTTGTGCCAGCAGTGCCAGCCAGCGTCGCCGGGCCCAGCCGGCAACGGGGCCCCGTGCCAGCGTTTCGGCAGCCTGGGCATGCTGTCGCCAGGCCGGTGTGTCGCCAAGGCGTCGGGCACATTCGGCCAGCAGGGCATGGGCCAGCAGTTGCTCGCTGCGCCGCTCCAGCACCCTGGCGTGTTCGAGGGCCTCGCCGGCCCGCTGCCTGGCGCTGTCGGCTCGTTCCCTGATCAGGTCGAGCCGCGCCGCCTGGAGCAGCAGCACGGCCAGGCGATGGCGGGCATCGGCATGACGCAAGGTGACGAGTGCCACGCCGAAGGAGTCGGGATCATCTGCCAGCGCGTAGTGGCACAGGGCCTCGGCGGCGACGGCATAGGGCGCCTCGCTGCCGTCGCGCAGGCGCCCGCCGAGTTCGCGTAGCTGGTGACAGCGCTCCCGGGCCTGTGCGTAGTCGTCCCGCTCGAAATCCATCAGCAGCAGCATCTCCTGGGCCTGGAACTCGCCCAGCCGGTCGCCCATGGCCTTGCACAGGGTGCGGGCCTCCTTGAAGTAGCTCTCTGCCTTGTCGAGACGATCCTCATGCAGGCTGAGCAGGCCCTGGGCCAGGGGAATGGCCGGGTGGCCGATATGCTGCTGGATGGCCAGCTTGCGCGCCTGGGCGAGCAGCTCGCCCGCCTGGTTCAGGTCGCGCTCCAGCATGGCCAGGCAGCGGGCGGTCTCGGCCATGGCGATGACCTGCTCGCGGCCTTCGCCGCAGCGGGTCGCGCGTTCCGCCTGCAGGGTCTGCTCATGGGCGTCGCGCCACTGGCCGTGGGCCCAGCGAATATGGCTGGCCAACTGGAAGCCGAGGCGCGCGTGGGCCAGAGCACCGTGCTCCAGGGCCTGCTCGGCCAGGGCCACGACCTCGCCGGCCCCGGCCTCCCAGTCCGCCATGGGGGCGGCGCTGTAGAGAAGGTCGTGGAGCTCCAGGGCCAGGCAGACGCGTCGGGTGCCGGTCATGTCGTCGGTCAAGACTAGGCCCCGCTGGGCATAATGCTGGGCCTCTTGATTGGCGAAAATGCGCAGACAGTAGCGGCCGGCTTCGATCATGGCCCGGACGGCCAATTCGAGGTCGCCGCTGGCATGGGCGTGGTGCGCCAGGCTAGCGGCCTGGCGCATGTCGTTGAGTGGCCTTTCGGCCAGCCATTCGGCAATGCGCCGATGCATGGCCTGGCGACGTGCCGGCGTGATCGCCTGGTAGAGCTCGCTCGCCAATTCGCCGTGCGTGAAGCGCAGCCCCTGGCTGCCGCTGGTGAGCCAGTGGTGCCGTTCGGCCACTTCCAGCGCCATGCCGACACGGTTGGTGTCGAACCCCGAGACCTGGCCCAGGGTGGCGGGATCGGGTTCCGGGGCGAGCAGCGCGGCCCAGCGCATCACCTCCAGGGTATCGCCCTTGAGGGCCGAAGAGGGCGTCTGGGCGGCGGGGGGCGTTGCCGCCACGAAAGGGTCGGCGCCTCTCGTCGACGGGGTCGGGGGAAGCCTGGTCTCGCGCCAGGCGCGCAGCAGCTGGCCGTTGAGCGGCAGACCCGCCTCGCGGATGAGCCTCACCCCAAGCTGCAGCTGATGCTCGGCCTCGCGAGGGCGGTGCAGCGCCAGCAGCAGGTGCACCAGCCGTGCGCGAGCCGTTTCGTCGAAGGGGGTGAGGCGCACCCAGGCGTGGGCGTGAGGCAGGGCGCGTTCGGGCGTGTCGGCGAGCCGCTCGACCAGGGTCGTGAGCAAGGCCGTCTGGGCACGCATGGCGGCTTCCCGCTCGGCCAGGCACCAGCCGTGGAAATCGGGGAACCGATCCAGCTCCAGGCCCTCCAGGAACGGGCCGCGGTAGCGAGCCGCAGCGCGTTCGAGCGCGGCGATGTCGGCCTGTGCCAAGCCGGCGCTGCACAGCGCATGCAGGCCAACCGCGTCGATGTCGATGTCGGCGGTGTCCAGGCCCACGCCGAGCCGATCGGCCCTGAGCCGGGTTCGGCCGGGGGAGTCCACCAGGCGGCGCAGCTTCGACAGGCTCCAGCGCAGCGAGCCGCGTGGGTCGTCGGGCAGCTCCCAGAGCAGGTCGCACAGGTGTTCGCGGCTCAGGGAGCGGGTATGAAGCGCCAGGTAGGCGAGCAGGGCTCGGGTCTTGCGGGAGGGCGGCAGCGCCAAGACCTGCCCGTCCCGAAGCACTTCGAGATCGCCGAGCAGGTTGAGGGTCAGCGCGTTCATGTCAGGACCCGGTGGGATAACGCTAGCAGTATAGTCTGCGACCCCGTCGGGCTGGCCGCCCATTTTTCTACGCCCCCGACAGCAAAAAACCACGCTGGCTTCCACGCCCGCTTCCTCGCCGGGAGGCGACCCTTGCGGCATACCCAACCGAGGAGCCACCCATGTCCCGCCATGCCAGTATCCTGGAAACCATTGGCCGCACCCCGCTGGTGCGGCTTGCCCGGCTCGCGCCGCCGGACGTCAACCTGTACGTGAAGGTGGAGGCTTTCAATCCCATGGGCTCGGTGAAGGATCGCATGGCCCTGGCCGTGATCGAGGCGGCCGAGCGCAGCGGTGCCCTGCGACCGGGACAGACGGTGATCGAGGCCACCAGCGGCAATACCGGGATCGGCCTGGCCATGGTGTGCGCGCGCAAGGGCTACCCGCTGGTCGTGACCATGGCCGAGAGCTTCAGCCTGGAGCGCCGGCGTCTGCTGCGCTTCCTCGGCGCCCGTGTCGTGCTCACGCCGGCCTCGGAGAAGGGCAGCGGCATGCTGGCCAAGGCGATCGAGCTGGCCGAGGCCCACGGCTACTTCCTGTGCCGCCAGTTCGAGAACGAGGCCAACGCCGAGGTGCACAGCCGCACCACGGCGCGGGAGATCCTCGATGACATGCAGGGCGAGTCGATTCACGCCTGGGTGACCGGCTTCGGCACCGGCGGCACGCTCAAGGGGGTCTCCCGGGTGCTGAAGGCCGCCGATCCGACGACCCGGGTGGTCGTTGCCGAACCCGACAATGCCCCGCTGCTGGGCAGCGGCGAAGTCCAGCCGCAAGGCGCCAGCCATCCGCGCTTCCGCCCGCACCTGATGCAGGGCTGGAGCCCGGACTTCATCTCGCCGTTGACCCAGCAGGCGGTGGCCGCCGGGATGGTGGACGAGGTGGTGCCGGTGGCGGGAGAGGAGGCGCTGCGCCTGGCTCGCGAGCTGGCGCGCAAGGAGGGCATCTTCGTCGGCATCTCGGCCGGTGCGACCCTGGCCGCGGCGCTGCAGGTGGCGCGGCGGGCACCGGCCGGCAGCCATGTCGTCTGCATGCTGCCCGATACCGGCGAGCGCTATCAGTCCACCCCACTGTTCGAGGGCATCGCGGATGAGATGAACGAGGAGGAGCTGGCGCTGTCGCGCTCCACGCCCGGTTACCGTTTCGACGCGCCTGCGCCCGTCGCCCAGCCGCCTGCCATAGCGCGCCTTGATACCGCCCAGCAGGCAGCGAGCGATGTCGAGGCCGAGCGACGGCTCGACGCCTGCCTGGCCCAGGCGCCGGTGGTGATGTTCTCCCTGGCCTGGTGCGAATTCTGCTGGGCGGCGCGCAAGCTGTTCGAGCGCCTGGGCGTCGACGTACTGAGCGTGGATCTCGACTCACCGGCCTGCCAGGCCGACGACATGGGCGTGCGCCTGCGCCCGGTGCTGGCGCGGCGCACGGGGGCGCCGACCATTCCGCAGATCTTCATCGGCGGCAAGCCGCTCGGCGGCTGTGGCGAACTGTTCGAGGCATGGGCCGACGGTAGCCTCGGCGAACGCCTCGCAGCGTGCGGGGTGGCTTACGATGGTGAGGCGAGAATCGCCCCCGACCTCCTGCTGCCGGCCTGGCTACACCCACGCTCCACCACCGCCTGACGGAGAGACGCACATGAGCTATATCGAGACGATTGACCCGGAGCGGGCCGAAGGCGAGGTCAGGGAGATGTACCAGCGCCAGCAGGCGCATTTCGGCTACCTGCCCAACTATGCCCGGGTGTTCTGCCATCGCCCCGAGGTGATGAACCGCTGGGCGGCGCTGATTGCGGCCATCCGTCGCCCGATGGATGCGCGCCGCTACGAGCTGGCGACCCTCGCCGCCGCCCGCGCGCTGGGCAACACCTACTGCTCGCTGGCGCATGCCAAGGCGCTTTCCGAGCTGCTCGGCATGGACGAGACGCAGGCCATGGTGGCGGGTGGGGCGGGGCCTCTCGACGAGGCCGAGCGCAGCATGATGGCCTTTGCCGCCAAGGTGGCCTGCCGCGCCCAGGAGGTCGGCGCCGAGGATATCGATGCGCTGCGGGCGCACGGTTTCGGCGACGATGAGATCTTCGACATCGTCGCGGTGGTGGCGGGCCGCGCCTTCTTCACGCGCATCCTCGACG
This portion of the Billgrantia sulfidoxydans genome encodes:
- a CDS encoding DUF4242 domain-containing protein, translating into MTDVILERGFDRPLEPQRVRSLSEAALPCFDLHRIRWEESLLARDGRRLVCHFRAPDVESARIGLRQAGADVSSLWAGRVYDAPALRPAALAAASVMVERHFAAPVTFEAIQALEDAGAACLNNHQVRFLRTFFSLDRQRMLCLYHAPDAESVRLAQHQAGMPVTRIWAFRRIAPEVDSTPAA
- the cysK gene encoding cysteine synthase A; protein product: MSRHASILETIGRTPLVRLARLAPPDVNLYVKVEAFNPMGSVKDRMALAVIEAAERSGALRPGQTVIEATSGNTGIGLAMVCARKGYPLVVTMAESFSLERRRLLRFLGARVVLTPASEKGSGMLAKAIELAEAHGYFLCRQFENEANAEVHSRTTAREILDDMQGESIHAWVTGFGTGGTLKGVSRVLKAADPTTRVVVAEPDNAPLLGSGEVQPQGASHPRFRPHLMQGWSPDFISPLTQQAVAAGMVDEVVPVAGEEALRLARELARKEGIFVGISAGATLAAALQVARRAPAGSHVVCMLPDTGERYQSTPLFEGIADEMNEEELALSRSTPGYRFDAPAPVAQPPAIARLDTAQQAASDVEAERRLDACLAQAPVVMFSLAWCEFCWAARKLFERLGVDVLSVDLDSPACQADDMGVRLRPVLARRTGAPTIPQIFIGGKPLGGCGELFEAWADGSLGERLAACGVAYDGEARIAPDLLLPAWLHPRSTTA
- a CDS encoding peroxidase-related enzyme (This protein belongs to a clade of uncharacterized proteins related to peroxidases such as the alkylhydroperoxidase AhpD.); translation: MSYIETIDPERAEGEVREMYQRQQAHFGYLPNYARVFCHRPEVMNRWAALIAAIRRPMDARRYELATLAAARALGNTYCSLAHAKALSELLGMDETQAMVAGGAGPLDEAERSMMAFAAKVACRAQEVGAEDIDALRAHGFGDDEIFDIVAVVAGRAFFTRILDGLGTEADAAFRELPPGLVAPLSVGRPIAST